One region of Carbonactinospora thermoautotrophica genomic DNA includes:
- a CDS encoding DUF5667 domain-containing protein: MIVTPLERRRAEQFARAVAHGGSTSDPALEPLLRVVETLRPVSEGGPQPSPEFRDALRQRLLAVAAVQPAAGTAPAGARHARVSEAAPVPVRAWRRRLVAGLAGLAIGTGTLGGAAVAAQNALPGDLMYPLKRSLEDAQVTLAGSDASRGREYLEIASTRLSEAEALLRRSGSQPPDQRTVDTLAGTLRDLEEVTRRGSQRLTEAYRESGDAEVLQPLREFTRREGGRVQTLKGQLPPELRERSASLLGLLAGIDRQLARLPVTTPSTGGQPGTTAPDGSIPGHPGAGQQGVPGGNASPTDPSANTPNAGVNPTITGDPTSPTPGSSQSPDQGPVIQLPPFLPGSEPPLRLKLPPLLPLIKGETH, translated from the coding sequence ATGATCGTCACGCCGCTGGAGAGGCGACGGGCGGAGCAGTTCGCCCGAGCCGTCGCACACGGTGGCAGCACCTCCGACCCGGCGCTTGAACCGTTGCTGCGGGTCGTCGAGACGCTGCGGCCGGTCTCGGAGGGAGGTCCCCAGCCTTCCCCCGAGTTCCGTGATGCCCTGCGGCAGCGGCTGCTCGCTGTCGCCGCGGTACAGCCGGCGGCTGGTACAGCCCCGGCCGGCGCGCGGCATGCTCGGGTGTCCGAAGCCGCCCCGGTCCCGGTACGGGCCTGGCGCCGCCGGCTCGTCGCCGGCCTGGCCGGTCTCGCGATCGGGACGGGCACCCTGGGCGGCGCCGCCGTGGCCGCGCAGAACGCGCTGCCCGGCGATCTGATGTACCCGCTGAAGCGGAGCCTCGAGGACGCGCAGGTCACGCTGGCCGGCTCCGACGCGAGCCGCGGCAGGGAGTACCTGGAGATCGCCTCGACGCGGCTGTCCGAGGCCGAGGCACTGCTGCGACGCTCCGGCTCCCAGCCGCCGGACCAGAGGACGGTCGACACCCTCGCGGGCACGTTGCGCGACCTGGAAGAGGTCACGCGGCGTGGCAGCCAGCGCCTCACCGAGGCGTACCGCGAGTCCGGCGACGCGGAGGTCCTGCAGCCGCTGCGGGAGTTCACCCGCCGGGAGGGCGGCCGTGTCCAGACGCTGAAGGGCCAGCTGCCGCCCGAGCTGCGCGAGCGGTCGGCGAGTCTGCTGGGCCTGCTCGCAGGGATCGACCGGCAACTGGCGCGACTGCCCGTTACCACGCCCAGCACGGGCGGCCAGCCCGGCACGACCGCGCCCGACGGGTCCATCCCCGGTCACCCCGGCGCGGGCCAGCAGGGCGTCCCAGGCGGGAACGCCTCTCCGACGGACCCCTCGGCGAATACGCCGAACGCGGGTGTCAACCCCACGATCACCGGCGATCCGACGTCGCCCACTCCCGGGTCGTCCCAGTCGCCGGACCAGGGGCCGGTCATTCAGCTCCCGCCGTTCTTGCCCGGTAGCGAACCACCACTGCGGCTCAAGCTCCCGCCGCTGCTCCCCCTGATCAAGGGGGAGACCCACTGA
- a CDS encoding ECF subfamily RNA polymerase sigma factor, BldN family, with product MHRNVSVDVSGLAALRAAVQAVLQGSSRPSFAVALPWVTRGPTADPDHHVWTLRASSRAPVAHPTRGSGAPVTSSDGEAQRVMALVELAQRGDGEAFAQLYDRYVDTVYRYVYYRVGARALAEDLTSETFLRALRRIGTFAWQGRDFGAWLVTIARNLVADHFKSSRFRLEVTTGEMLDADEVETSPEESVLESISNAALLDAIKKLNPQQQECLTLRFLQGLSVAETARIMGKNEGAVKTLQYRAVRTLARLLPEDFR from the coding sequence GTGCACCGTAATGTCAGCGTCGACGTCTCAGGGTTGGCAGCCCTGCGCGCCGCCGTACAGGCGGTGCTGCAAGGATCCAGCCGCCCCTCGTTCGCCGTCGCCCTCCCATGGGTGACGCGCGGCCCCACAGCCGACCCCGATCACCACGTCTGGACCCTGCGCGCCTCATCGCGCGCCCCTGTCGCCCACCCGACCCGGGGCTCCGGTGCTCCCGTCACCTCCAGTGACGGCGAGGCCCAGCGCGTCATGGCCCTGGTCGAGCTGGCCCAGCGCGGGGACGGGGAAGCGTTCGCACAGCTCTACGACCGCTACGTGGACACTGTCTACCGGTACGTCTACTACCGGGTGGGAGCGCGGGCGCTCGCGGAGGACCTGACCAGCGAGACCTTCCTGCGCGCACTGCGCCGGATCGGGACGTTCGCCTGGCAGGGCCGCGACTTCGGCGCCTGGCTGGTCACCATCGCCCGCAACCTCGTCGCCGACCACTTCAAGTCGAGCCGGTTCCGGCTCGAGGTGACCACCGGCGAGATGCTGGACGCGGACGAAGTCGAGACCAGCCCCGAGGAGAGCGTGCTGGAGTCGATCTCCAACGCCGCCTTGCTCGATGCCATCAAAAAGTTGAATCCCCAACAACAGGAGTGCCTGACCCTGCGGTTCCTCCAGGGCCTGTCGGTCGCGGAGACCGCGCGGATCATGGGCAAGAACGAAGGAGCGGTAAAGACACTTCAATACCGAGCCGTACGCACGCTCGCCCGGCTCTTGCCGGAGGACTTCAGATGA
- a CDS encoding HAD family hydrolase, translating into MARLLGRNRRSAAVLAGEASAAAAELGAALEPPSTSNSAAFFDLDNTLMQGASLFYLARGLAARKFFTTGDIARWAWQQACFRLGGFENAEHMARAREQALSFVRGHRVDELTRIIEEVFDEYMAHKIWPGTRALAQMHRDRGERVWLVTAAPVELATTIARRLDLTGALGTVAESVNGVYTGRLVGEPLHGPAKAEAVRALAERERLDLSVCSAYSDSSNDIPMLSLVGRPCAVNPDGELRRHAKEHGWRIRDYRTGRKALKIGFPTVAGATALVGGVAAGAALRRRYGP; encoded by the coding sequence ATGGCTCGCCTGCTTGGTCGCAACCGCAGGAGCGCGGCCGTGCTCGCCGGAGAGGCCTCCGCCGCGGCGGCGGAGCTGGGGGCCGCGCTCGAACCGCCATCCACCAGCAACTCCGCAGCCTTCTTCGACCTGGACAACACCCTCATGCAAGGGGCGTCCCTCTTCTACCTCGCGCGGGGGCTGGCGGCGCGGAAGTTCTTCACGACCGGGGACATCGCCCGGTGGGCGTGGCAACAGGCGTGCTTCCGGCTCGGCGGGTTCGAGAACGCCGAGCACATGGCCAGGGCACGCGAGCAGGCGCTGTCGTTCGTCAGGGGGCACCGGGTGGACGAGCTCACCCGGATCATCGAAGAGGTCTTCGACGAGTACATGGCCCACAAGATCTGGCCGGGTACGCGAGCCCTCGCGCAGATGCACCGCGACCGTGGCGAGCGGGTGTGGCTGGTGACCGCCGCCCCGGTCGAGCTGGCCACCACGATCGCGCGGCGGCTCGACCTGACCGGGGCGCTGGGCACGGTCGCGGAGTCGGTGAACGGGGTGTACACCGGGCGGCTGGTCGGCGAGCCGCTGCACGGGCCGGCCAAGGCCGAGGCCGTCCGGGCGCTGGCCGAGCGGGAGAGGTTGGACCTCTCCGTGTGCTCGGCGTACAGCGACTCCTCCAACGACATCCCGATGCTGTCGCTGGTGGGCCGGCCGTGCGCGGTGAACCCGGACGGGGAGCTGCGCCGGCACGCCAAGGAGCACGGCTGGCGAATCCGGGACTACCGCACGGGCCGCAAGGCGCTCAAGATCGGTTTCCCCACGGTCGCGGGCGCGACAGCGCTGGTCGGCGGGGTCGCGGCCGGTGCCGCCCTGCGCCGCCGGTACGGTCCGTAG
- a CDS encoding AMP-binding protein — translation MVQNLSDLVRNAARAAPGRAALIVGGDSAGDQRLTWAELDARVDAMAVGLGRRGLTPGDRVALLLGNTPEFVITYFGALRAGLVALPVHTGYTGAELRRVIADARPGLVVYDERGAEAVAAAQVPALAVGSPEYAELASRSPTQPVDSGRGGEDLAVLGYTAGTTGEPKAAMLSHRALLANLEQCARIDPPPLAGDDVVLIALPLFHLYALNTALGGVAHMAATAVLVDRFDPDETLRLVRRHGVTNIPGVPGMYASWLGCSGLREALASVRLLVSGAVPLPPAMLKEWITVTGQPVFEGYGLTEAAPVLTSTLCTGKVKPGSVGRALPGIELRLVDEDGDDVDEGDPGEIVVRGANLFSGYWPDGSGGPDPDGWFRTGDVAYADEDGDLFLVDRRKELIIVNGFNVYPSEVEEAIREHPDVAEAAVIGVPDPATGEAVTAYVVPRPGAELTAEDVLAHCAGRLARFKSPSHVRIVSDLPRSTTGKIAKGRLRARERARRPEEDE, via the coding sequence GTGGTGCAGAACCTCTCCGACCTGGTGCGGAACGCGGCCCGCGCCGCGCCCGGGCGCGCCGCGCTCATCGTCGGCGGGGACTCCGCCGGTGACCAGCGCCTGACCTGGGCGGAGCTGGACGCCCGCGTGGACGCGATGGCCGTCGGCCTGGGCAGGCGGGGCCTCACACCCGGCGACCGGGTCGCGTTGCTGCTCGGCAACACCCCCGAGTTCGTGATCACGTACTTCGGCGCGTTGCGCGCCGGCCTCGTCGCGCTGCCCGTCCACACCGGCTACACCGGCGCCGAGCTGCGCCGGGTGATCGCCGACGCTCGACCGGGCCTGGTCGTGTACGACGAGCGCGGCGCCGAGGCGGTCGCCGCCGCCCAGGTCCCGGCGCTGGCCGTGGGCTCGCCCGAGTACGCCGAGCTGGCTTCGCGATCGCCTACCCAGCCGGTCGACAGCGGCCGGGGCGGGGAGGACCTGGCCGTGCTCGGGTACACCGCCGGGACGACGGGCGAGCCGAAGGCCGCCATGCTCAGCCACCGGGCGCTGCTCGCCAACCTGGAGCAGTGCGCGCGCATCGACCCGCCGCCGCTGGCCGGGGACGACGTGGTTCTCATCGCGCTACCGCTCTTCCACCTGTACGCGCTGAACACCGCGCTCGGCGGGGTGGCGCACATGGCGGCGACCGCGGTGCTGGTCGACCGATTCGACCCGGATGAGACGCTGCGGCTGGTGCGGCGGCACGGGGTCACGAACATCCCCGGCGTTCCCGGCATGTACGCGTCCTGGTTGGGCTGCTCCGGCCTGCGCGAGGCGCTCGCCTCGGTACGGCTCCTGGTCTCCGGCGCCGTGCCCCTGCCCCCGGCCATGCTCAAGGAGTGGATCACCGTCACCGGCCAGCCGGTCTTCGAGGGGTACGGCCTCACCGAGGCCGCCCCGGTGCTCACCAGCACCCTGTGCACCGGCAAGGTCAAGCCCGGCTCGGTCGGGCGGGCGTTGCCCGGGATCGAGCTGCGGCTGGTTGATGAGGACGGGGACGACGTCGACGAGGGCGACCCGGGTGAGATCGTGGTACGCGGCGCCAACCTCTTCTCCGGCTACTGGCCCGACGGCTCCGGCGGACCGGACCCGGACGGCTGGTTCCGCACCGGCGACGTCGCGTACGCCGACGAGGACGGCGACCTCTTCTTGGTGGATCGGCGCAAGGAGCTGATCATCGTCAACGGGTTCAACGTGTACCCGAGCGAGGTCGAGGAGGCGATCCGCGAGCACCCGGACGTGGCCGAGGCCGCGGTGATCGGCGTGCCCGACCCGGCCACCGGCGAGGCGGTCACGGCCTACGTGGTGCCACGCCCCGGCGCGGAGCTCACCGCCGAGGACGTGCTCGCGCACTGCGCGGGCCGGCTGGCGCGGTTCAAGAGCCCGTCGCACGTCCGGATCGTCTCCGACCTGCCCAGATCCACAACCGGAAAGATCGCCAAGGGCCGGCTGCGCGCCCGGGAACGGGCTCGCCGCCCGGAGGAGGACGAGTGA
- a CDS encoding glutaredoxin family protein produces MRGRFGRRAAGEHRITLLSKPGCHLCEEAREVISQVAGELGVPWDEVDITQDEELYRKYWEQIPVTLIDGRQHDFWKVDETRLRKALGG; encoded by the coding sequence GTGAGGGGACGGTTCGGCCGCCGCGCCGCCGGGGAGCATCGGATCACCCTGCTCAGCAAGCCCGGCTGCCATCTGTGCGAGGAAGCGCGGGAGGTGATCAGTCAGGTCGCCGGCGAGCTGGGCGTGCCCTGGGACGAGGTCGACATCACCCAGGACGAGGAGCTGTACCGCAAGTACTGGGAGCAGATCCCGGTCACCCTGATCGACGGGCGCCAGCACGATTTCTGGAAGGTCGACGAGACCCGCCTGCGCAAGGCGCTCGGCGGGTAG
- a CDS encoding GNAT family N-acetyltransferase: MDTEHGELLARIERYYDAVPRARARVEEHGPLTLFVREGPGWPYYARPRPGETERITAEHVRRVRQRQRELGVPESFEWVTEVTPSLRQAAEAAGLTVAEHPLMVLADPEAWRPLPAPEGVEIRLIDPDAPDLATVLAVAALAFVELGTQVGRTGRETLVWAAAEQEGPLLDAQRELLREGLSVTAAAYEHGYPLAVGTHQPVGDVTEIVGVATLPAERRRGLGSAVTSRLVQDALARGCRLVFLTATDEDVARVYARVGFRRIGTALIAEPPGAA; this comes from the coding sequence ATGGACACCGAGCACGGGGAGCTGCTCGCCCGGATCGAGCGGTACTACGACGCGGTTCCCCGCGCCAGGGCACGGGTCGAGGAGCACGGTCCGCTCACGCTGTTCGTGCGGGAGGGACCCGGATGGCCGTACTACGCCCGTCCCCGACCGGGTGAAACCGAACGGATCACGGCCGAGCACGTCCGGCGGGTACGGCAGCGACAGCGTGAGCTTGGGGTGCCGGAGTCCTTCGAGTGGGTGACCGAGGTGACGCCGTCGCTGCGCCAGGCCGCGGAGGCGGCCGGCCTGACCGTCGCCGAGCACCCGCTCATGGTGCTGGCGGACCCCGAGGCGTGGCGCCCGCTGCCTGCCCCCGAGGGCGTGGAGATCCGGCTCATCGACCCGGACGCGCCGGACCTGGCGACCGTGCTCGCCGTGGCCGCACTCGCGTTCGTCGAGCTCGGCACCCAGGTCGGCCGCACCGGCCGGGAGACGCTCGTGTGGGCCGCCGCCGAGCAGGAAGGGCCGCTCCTGGACGCGCAGCGGGAGCTGCTGCGCGAGGGGCTGTCGGTCACCGCCGCCGCGTACGAGCATGGCTACCCGCTCGCGGTCGGCACCCACCAGCCGGTCGGCGACGTGACCGAGATCGTCGGGGTCGCCACCCTGCCGGCCGAGCGCCGCCGGGGCCTGGGCTCCGCGGTCACCAGCCGCCTGGTGCAGGACGCCCTCGCCCGGGGCTGCCGGCTGGTCTTCCTGACCGCGACCGACGAGGACGTGGCCCGGGTGTACGCGCGGGTCGGCTTCCGCCGGATCGGCACCGCCCTGATCGCCGAACCGCCCGGGGCGGCTTGA
- a CDS encoding PPC domain-containing DNA-binding protein: MRTIALRLHPGHDLKHELRALCEREDIRAGWILTCVGSLARLRLRLAGATDHLVRDGRFEIVSLTGTLSRHGSHLHLAAADEQGVTVGGHLVDGCVVRTTAELVVGVADQLVFRREPDPATGFDELVVER; encoded by the coding sequence ATGCGGACGATCGCTCTCCGGCTCCACCCGGGTCATGACCTCAAGCACGAGCTGCGCGCCCTGTGCGAGCGCGAGGACATCAGGGCCGGCTGGATCCTCACCTGCGTGGGCAGCCTGGCCCGGCTCCGGCTCCGGCTGGCCGGGGCCACCGACCACCTCGTGCGGGACGGCCGTTTCGAGATCGTCTCCCTGACCGGCACCCTGTCCCGGCACGGCTCGCACCTGCACCTCGCCGCCGCCGACGAGCAGGGCGTGACCGTCGGGGGCCACCTGGTGGACGGGTGTGTCGTGCGGACCACCGCCGAGCTGGTCGTCGGCGTGGCCGACCAGTTGGTGTTCCGCCGTGAACCGGACCCGGCCACCGGCTTCGACGAGCTGGTCGTCGAACGCTGA
- a CDS encoding transglycosylase domain-containing protein produces the protein MVPRIRPVRQRGNTRAGLSSFVAASALAGVLVAGLLLPFAGAAGLAAKQGAEYYNSLPAGLPEQELSQRSVLLAADGSPLAAFYEQNRIVVPLAKIAPVMQRAMLAVEDARFYQHGPVDPKAVIRALVQNLKAGDVEQGASSLTQQYVKNMLIQTAHGDQKKIKEATAPTLKRKIQELKYAAEVEKRLTKDQILEAYLNIAYFGDGVYGVEAAARHYFRKSAALLTLPEAALIAGLVRQPGMYDPTHAPQAARSRRNTVLDRMAAVGFITSAEAARAKQAPLGLDVVPMGNGCERSKAPFFCEYALSVILSDPVFGKTARERRDLLLRGGLRIQTTLDPRAQEAAQRAIDARIEPDNEVAMALAMVQPGTGAVKAIATNRRFGNGRGQTKVNLAVDKRDGGSSGFQAGSTFKPFVLATAIKQGVPVTKTFNAPPAITLSGFRFCDSGRRYPPWAVSNYEGLGYGAIDMRVATWRSVNTYFAQLEQLTTQCEAVKTAHLLGVRRADGRPLETVPSFVLGSQEVSPLAMAEAYATFAARGVHCESRPISAVIDRNGSKLPIPPPKCRWVLDPRVADTVNSVLAGVIDGPDRQRTGGRLTLGRPAAGKTGTTDSTVAVWFVGYTPDLSTAVWTGYPDRSRPMRSLVLRGKHYPRVSGARVPGPVWQEAMKGALADTPPRPFGR, from the coding sequence GTGGTACCCAGGATCCGCCCCGTTCGGCAGCGGGGGAACACGAGAGCCGGGCTCAGCTCGTTCGTCGCGGCCAGCGCGCTCGCGGGGGTGCTCGTCGCCGGGCTGCTGCTCCCGTTCGCCGGCGCGGCGGGCCTGGCGGCGAAACAGGGCGCGGAATACTACAACAGCCTGCCGGCCGGGTTACCGGAGCAGGAACTGTCGCAGCGGTCGGTGCTGCTCGCCGCTGACGGCAGCCCCCTGGCGGCCTTCTACGAACAGAACCGCATCGTCGTGCCGCTGGCGAAGATCGCGCCCGTGATGCAGCGGGCCATGCTCGCGGTCGAGGACGCCCGTTTCTACCAGCACGGGCCGGTCGATCCGAAGGCCGTGATCCGGGCGCTGGTCCAGAACCTCAAGGCCGGCGACGTCGAGCAGGGCGCGTCGTCACTGACCCAGCAGTACGTGAAGAACATGCTGATCCAGACGGCGCACGGCGACCAGAAGAAGATCAAGGAGGCGACGGCGCCCACGCTGAAACGCAAGATCCAGGAGCTGAAGTACGCGGCCGAGGTCGAGAAGCGGCTCACCAAGGACCAGATCCTGGAGGCGTACCTCAACATCGCGTACTTCGGCGACGGCGTGTACGGCGTGGAGGCGGCCGCCCGGCACTACTTCCGCAAGTCGGCGGCGCTGCTGACCCTGCCGGAGGCGGCGCTGATCGCCGGGCTGGTCCGCCAGCCCGGCATGTACGACCCGACGCACGCCCCGCAGGCCGCCCGCAGCCGACGCAACACCGTGCTCGACCGGATGGCCGCGGTCGGCTTCATCACCTCTGCGGAGGCGGCGCGGGCCAAGCAGGCGCCCCTGGGCCTGGACGTGGTGCCGATGGGCAACGGCTGCGAGCGGTCCAAGGCGCCGTTCTTCTGCGAGTACGCGCTGTCGGTGATCCTGTCCGACCCGGTGTTCGGGAAGACCGCGCGGGAACGGCGTGACCTGCTGCTGCGCGGCGGCCTGCGGATCCAGACCACGCTGGACCCGCGGGCGCAGGAGGCGGCCCAGCGGGCGATCGACGCGCGGATCGAGCCGGACAACGAGGTGGCCATGGCGCTGGCGATGGTGCAGCCGGGCACGGGCGCGGTGAAGGCGATCGCGACGAACCGGCGGTTCGGGAACGGCCGCGGGCAGACGAAGGTGAACCTCGCCGTCGACAAGCGGGACGGCGGCAGCAGCGGCTTCCAGGCCGGCTCGACCTTCAAACCGTTCGTGCTGGCGACCGCGATCAAGCAGGGCGTCCCGGTGACCAAGACGTTCAACGCGCCGCCGGCCATCACGCTCAGCGGGTTCCGGTTCTGCGACAGCGGCAGGCGGTACCCGCCGTGGGCGGTGAGCAACTACGAGGGCCTCGGGTACGGCGCGATCGACATGCGGGTGGCGACCTGGCGGTCGGTGAACACCTACTTCGCCCAGCTCGAGCAGCTCACCACGCAGTGCGAGGCGGTCAAGACGGCGCATCTGCTCGGGGTGCGCCGCGCGGACGGCCGCCCGCTGGAGACGGTGCCGTCGTTCGTGCTCGGTTCCCAGGAAGTCTCGCCGCTGGCGATGGCCGAGGCGTACGCGACGTTCGCCGCGCGCGGGGTGCACTGCGAGTCACGGCCGATCTCGGCGGTCATCGACCGGAACGGCAGCAAGCTCCCGATCCCGCCGCCCAAGTGCCGCTGGGTGCTCGACCCGAGGGTCGCGGACACGGTGAACAGCGTGCTGGCCGGCGTCATCGACGGTCCGGACCGGCAGCGCACCGGCGGCCGGCTGACGCTGGGCCGCCCGGCCGCGGGCAAGACGGGCACCACGGACAGCACGGTGGCGGTGTGGTTCGTGGGCTACACGCCCGACCTGTCGACCGCGGTGTGGACGGGCTACCCCGACAGGTCGCGCCCGATGCGCAGCCTGGTGCTGCGGGGCAAGCACTACCCGCGGGTGTCCGGGGCACGTGTCCCGGGTCCGGTGTGGCAGGAGGCGATGAAGGGCGCGCTCGCCGACACACCGCCGCGCCCGTTCGGCCGGTAG
- a CDS encoding EI24 domain-containing protein, giving the protein MREFVAGLRMFARGCGIVLRSPRLLLLGALPALLTTLLLLGGLVALVYWVDELVTWMTPFAADWADGLRLALRVTVGIAVVGAAVALGVVTFTALALLVGGPCYERIAEVVDDGLGGTPDSAEASWLRSFARGTVDSVVLVAISALVAVVLFPAGFIPVVGQTVVPVLGTCVGGWMLALELVGVAFQRRGLRLGDRHRALRRRRALTLGVGVPVYLLCAIPFAALLVMPAAVAAGTLLARAVLPDAAAQPARQRDGAVASAGRSG; this is encoded by the coding sequence ATGCGGGAGTTCGTCGCCGGTCTGCGGATGTTCGCCCGAGGTTGCGGGATCGTCCTGCGCTCGCCGCGGTTGCTCCTCCTCGGGGCGCTCCCAGCCCTGCTCACCACCCTGCTGCTGCTCGGCGGCCTGGTCGCGCTCGTCTACTGGGTCGACGAGCTGGTCACCTGGATGACGCCGTTCGCCGCCGACTGGGCCGACGGCCTGCGCCTGGCGCTGCGTGTCACGGTCGGCATCGCGGTCGTCGGGGCGGCCGTCGCGCTCGGGGTGGTCACGTTCACCGCCCTGGCCCTGCTCGTCGGCGGCCCCTGCTACGAGCGCATCGCCGAGGTCGTCGACGACGGCCTGGGCGGGACGCCGGATTCGGCCGAGGCTTCCTGGCTGCGGTCCTTCGCCCGGGGCACGGTCGACTCGGTCGTGCTCGTGGCGATCTCCGCGCTGGTCGCGGTGGTCCTGTTCCCGGCCGGCTTCATCCCGGTGGTCGGGCAGACCGTCGTGCCGGTCCTAGGGACCTGCGTCGGCGGCTGGATGCTCGCGTTGGAACTCGTCGGGGTCGCGTTCCAGCGGCGTGGCCTGCGGCTGGGCGACCGGCACCGGGCGCTGCGCCGCCGCCGGGCGCTGACTCTCGGGGTTGGCGTGCCCGTCTACCTGCTGTGCGCGATCCCGTTCGCCGCGCTGCTGGTCATGCCGGCCGCGGTCGCCGCCGGCACCCTGCTCGCCCGCGCGGTGCTCCCGGACGCCGCCGCGCAGCCGGCCCGCCAGCGGGACGGTGCCGTGGCGTCGGCAGGGCGATCGGGCTGA
- a CDS encoding Uma2 family endonuclease gives MTEIALAHAAPYTVDDLFAMPDDGNRYEVLDGALIVSPAPAYRHQVAADRLRALIAEVLPDGLEAVTATAVRLDNGTGFIPDVLVTDADPEQISRDIPAARVLTVVEVVSPSTRTQDRITKPARYAAAGIPCYWRVELDAFPMLGQSGPIEPPAVVVTVTGSAETLTFGAGKQAAVPLAIDRDPGGPTLVHVKFDPAALTGQRHAAL, from the coding sequence GTGACCGAGATCGCGCTCGCGCACGCCGCGCCGTACACCGTCGACGACCTCTTCGCCATGCCCGACGACGGCAACCGCTATGAGGTTCTCGACGGAGCACTGATCGTGTCCCCTGCCCCTGCGTACCGCCACCAGGTAGCCGCCGACCGCTTGCGTGCGCTCATCGCCGAGGTGCTGCCCGACGGCCTGGAGGCCGTCACCGCCACCGCGGTACGACTGGACAACGGCACTGGATTCATCCCTGACGTGCTGGTCACGGATGCCGACCCCGAGCAGATCAGCCGGGACATCCCCGCCGCCCGGGTGCTGACGGTGGTGGAGGTCGTCAGCCCGTCCACCCGCACCCAGGACCGGATCACGAAGCCGGCTCGGTACGCGGCCGCGGGCATCCCCTGCTACTGGCGGGTGGAGCTGGACGCCTTTCCCATGCTCGGGCAGTCCGGCCCGATCGAGCCCCCGGCCGTCGTGGTGACCGTCACCGGCTCCGCCGAGACCCTCACCTTCGGAGCCGGCAAGCAAGCAGCGGTCCCGCTCGCCATCGACCGCGACCCCGGCGGTCCGACCCTCGTCCACGTGAAGTTCGACCCCGCCGCCCTGACGGGTCAACGCCACGCGGCTCTCTGA
- a CDS encoding alcohol dehydrogenase catalytic domain-containing protein yields MRAAVYQGPGDVKIAEVADPRIEDSRDLIVKTRTASMCGSDLYLYNGEVEQMVVPGRTTLGHEICAEVVETGEDVTRFSPGDRVTFPYSVSCGLCFMCRAGQTAHCETSGKAIYGYGTAFGDLGGSQAEYVRVPLADNHLEHVPDSIDDEAALLLSCNLPAAIIAVEAAEIRPTDTVAVIGCGPTGLLALQLARRRTHAPVLAFDRVAYRLARAEQLGATPVNVDRDPVPEKVAEVTAGRGVDKVVEFAGRGPAFGLAVSIARPGGVISGGGVYLENEYPVSLFDMYFKNLQLRLNGFANAKTAQWQAMRVLEHGVIDPAAVITHRVTLEEFPDAAAAFAARADGFLKLVITP; encoded by the coding sequence ATGCGCGCAGCGGTATACCAGGGGCCAGGCGACGTGAAGATCGCAGAAGTCGCCGACCCCCGCATCGAGGATTCCCGCGATCTCATCGTCAAGACCCGCACCGCGTCCATGTGCGGCTCGGACCTTTACCTGTACAACGGCGAGGTCGAGCAGATGGTCGTCCCCGGCCGGACCACGCTCGGCCACGAGATCTGCGCCGAGGTCGTGGAGACCGGCGAGGACGTCACGCGGTTCTCCCCCGGCGACCGGGTGACCTTCCCCTACTCGGTGAGCTGCGGCCTGTGCTTCATGTGCCGGGCCGGGCAGACCGCCCACTGCGAGACCAGCGGGAAAGCCATCTACGGGTACGGCACCGCGTTCGGCGACCTCGGCGGGAGCCAGGCCGAGTACGTGCGCGTGCCGCTCGCCGACAACCACCTCGAACACGTCCCGGACAGCATCGACGACGAAGCCGCCCTCCTGCTGTCCTGCAACCTCCCCGCCGCGATCATCGCCGTGGAGGCCGCCGAGATCCGCCCCACCGACACCGTGGCCGTGATCGGATGCGGACCCACCGGCCTGCTCGCCCTCCAACTCGCCCGGCGACGGACCCACGCCCCTGTCCTCGCCTTCGACCGGGTCGCCTACCGGCTCGCCAGGGCCGAGCAACTGGGCGCCACCCCGGTCAACGTGGACCGCGATCCGGTACCCGAAAAGGTGGCCGAGGTCACCGCCGGGCGTGGCGTGGACAAAGTGGTCGAATTCGCCGGTCGCGGCCCCGCCTTCGGACTCGCCGTCTCCATCGCCCGGCCGGGCGGCGTGATCAGCGGCGGTGGGGTGTACCTGGAGAACGAGTACCCGGTCTCGCTGTTCGACATGTACTTCAAGAACCTGCAACTGCGCCTCAACGGCTTCGCCAACGCCAAGACCGCGCAGTGGCAGGCCATGCGAGTCCTGGAACACGGCGTGATCGACCCCGCCGCCGTCATCACCCACCGGGTGACCCTGGAGGAATTCCCCGACGCCGCCGCCGCGTTCGCGGCCCGCGCCGACGGCTTCCTCAAGCTGGTCATCACCCCCTGA